From a single Pseudomonas cremoricolorata genomic region:
- a CDS encoding FAD binding domain-containing protein, with translation MIPFAYSKPTDVAGALQLAGPDSHFIAGGTNLLDLMKENVAQPQRLIDITGLPLREVTLTDSGGLSIGALVGNAELARHPRIEADYPLLAQAILAGASPQLRNMASSGGNLLQRTRCAYFYDSNVPCNKRAPGSGCPARSGLNRNHAIFGASQHCVAVHPSDMCVALAALEATVQVQGPAGSRQIAFADFHRLPGEQPERDNTLADNELITAIELPAPSFAEHVHYLKVRDRASYAFALISVAAALRLEGERIGELRLALGGVAHKPWRDPALEARFQGQPATPATYTQIAQAMLSGAQPLAHNAFKVTLAHNAIIRALGQAQRRQGATA, from the coding sequence ATGATCCCCTTCGCCTACAGCAAACCCACCGATGTCGCCGGCGCCCTGCAACTGGCCGGCCCTGATTCGCACTTTATCGCCGGCGGCACCAACCTGCTCGACCTGATGAAAGAAAACGTCGCCCAGCCCCAGCGGCTGATCGACATCACCGGGCTGCCGCTGCGTGAGGTCACCCTCACGGACAGCGGCGGGTTGTCGATCGGCGCGTTGGTCGGCAATGCCGAACTGGCCCGCCACCCACGCATTGAGGCCGACTACCCGCTGCTTGCCCAAGCCATTCTGGCCGGCGCCTCGCCACAGCTGCGCAACATGGCCAGCAGCGGTGGCAACCTGCTGCAACGCACCCGCTGCGCCTACTTCTACGACAGCAACGTGCCGTGCAACAAACGCGCCCCAGGCAGTGGCTGCCCGGCGCGCAGCGGTCTGAACCGCAACCATGCAATCTTCGGTGCCAGCCAACACTGCGTCGCCGTCCACCCCTCGGACATGTGCGTGGCCCTGGCGGCACTGGAGGCGACGGTGCAGGTGCAAGGACCGGCCGGTAGCCGGCAGATTGCCTTTGCCGACTTCCACCGTCTGCCGGGCGAGCAGCCCGAGCGCGACAATACGCTGGCCGACAACGAACTGATCACCGCCATCGAGCTGCCGGCCCCGAGTTTTGCCGAGCATGTGCATTACCTCAAGGTGCGCGACCGCGCCTCGTATGCCTTCGCCCTGATTTCGGTGGCGGCGGCGTTGCGCCTGGAGGGCGAGCGCATCGGCGAGTTGCGCCTGGCCTTGGGCGGTGTCGCGCACAAACCCTGGCGCGACCCGGCCCTGGAGGCACGCTTCCAGGGCCAGCCGGCCACCCCCGCCACCTACACCCAGATTGCCCAGGCCATGCTCAGCGGCGCACAGCCGCTTGCGCACAACGCCTTCAAGGTCACCCTGGCGCACAACGCGATCATCCGCGCGCTGGGCCAGGCCCAGCGTCGACAAGGAGCCACAGCATGA
- a CDS encoding xanthine dehydrogenase family protein molybdopterin-binding subunit yields MSAQAISGQPLDRTDGPAKVTGKARYAGEYPAEGLLYGSVVSSAVAHGRIRHIDCQDALALPGVLEVLHHGNRPPMAADDEPYEDDDAADGHPFRPLFNDRVLYSGQPVALVIAENLELARYAGSLVRVDIEADSHQTDLCAARDQGYDAPAELPKPRGDFAAAFSAAPFSIDAQYSTPNEHHNPMEPHASTVIVQADGSLLIHDKTQGTQNSQAYVQEVFKLPKEQVRVCAAFVGGAFGSGLRPQYQLALAVMGALKLKRSVRVTLTRQQMFTFGYRPRTLQRLQLGADADGRLLAIHHQATGQTSRFEDFSEHVVEWSGMLYRCDNVAMAYQLVPLDVYTPLDMRAPGAALGLIGLECAMDELAEQVGLDPVALRQVNFADSNGNEGKPYSSKALRECYEQGAERFGWQQRNPVPRSQQEGDELIGWGMAGGVWEAMQMKASAKARLDADGHLWVSSATTDIGTGTYTVMTQIAADAAGMAVQDITFQLGDSSLPTAPLQGGSFTVSSVGSAVRQACQVLRSKLVTLAQARYPALAGEPAERFVVADGQLQVGEQRFAFADLLQGAGEDALQVQITAEPGTKREGFACATHSAVFVEVRVDEALGTLRVSRVVSAVAAGRVINPKTARSQILGGVVWGVGMALHEQAEVDHNLGRTMNHNLAEYHIPVNADMGEVEVIFVDEPDDIVNELGSKGVGEIGVVGVAAAVANALYHATGRRVRDFPLTVDKILG; encoded by the coding sequence ATGAGTGCGCAAGCGATCAGCGGCCAGCCACTGGACCGCACCGATGGCCCGGCGAAAGTCACCGGCAAGGCCCGCTATGCCGGCGAGTATCCCGCCGAGGGTCTGCTTTACGGCAGTGTGGTCTCAAGCGCTGTGGCCCACGGCCGCATCCGCCATATCGACTGCCAGGACGCCTTGGCCTTGCCGGGCGTGCTCGAGGTGCTGCACCACGGCAATCGACCGCCGATGGCGGCCGATGATGAGCCCTACGAAGACGACGATGCGGCCGATGGTCATCCATTCCGCCCACTGTTCAACGATCGTGTGCTGTACAGCGGTCAGCCGGTGGCCCTGGTCATCGCCGAGAACCTCGAACTGGCGCGCTATGCCGGCAGCCTGGTGCGCGTCGATATCGAGGCCGATTCACACCAGACCGACCTCTGCGCCGCCCGCGACCAGGGCTATGACGCCCCCGCCGAACTGCCCAAGCCGCGGGGTGATTTTGCCGCAGCGTTCAGTGCTGCGCCGTTTAGCATCGATGCGCAGTACAGCACCCCCAACGAGCACCACAACCCGATGGAGCCCCACGCCTCGACGGTGATCGTCCAAGCCGATGGCAGCCTGCTGATCCATGACAAGACCCAGGGCACGCAAAACAGCCAGGCCTATGTGCAGGAGGTGTTCAAGCTGCCCAAGGAACAGGTGCGGGTGTGCGCGGCGTTCGTTGGCGGTGCGTTCGGCTCGGGCCTGCGTCCGCAGTACCAGCTGGCCCTGGCGGTGATGGGCGCGCTCAAGCTCAAGCGCTCGGTGCGGGTGACCCTGACCCGCCAGCAGATGTTCACCTTCGGCTACCGTCCACGCACCTTGCAGCGCCTGCAACTGGGCGCTGACGCGGATGGCCGCTTGCTTGCCATCCACCACCAAGCCACCGGTCAGACCTCGCGCTTCGAAGATTTCAGCGAGCACGTGGTGGAGTGGAGCGGCATGCTCTATCGCTGCGACAACGTCGCCATGGCCTATCAACTGGTGCCGCTGGACGTCTACACCCCGCTGGACATGCGTGCGCCCGGCGCGGCGCTGGGCCTGATCGGTCTGGAGTGCGCCATGGACGAGCTGGCCGAGCAGGTTGGCCTCGACCCGGTGGCACTGCGTCAGGTCAACTTCGCCGACAGCAACGGCAACGAGGGCAAACCCTATTCGAGCAAGGCCCTGCGCGAATGCTATGAGCAGGGGGCTGAGCGCTTCGGCTGGCAACAGCGCAATCCCGTTCCGCGCAGCCAACAGGAGGGCGATGAGCTGATCGGCTGGGGCATGGCCGGTGGTGTGTGGGAGGCCATGCAGATGAAAGCCAGCGCCAAGGCGCGGCTCGATGCCGACGGCCACCTGTGGGTAAGCAGCGCCACCACCGACATCGGCACCGGCACCTACACCGTCATGACGCAAATCGCCGCTGATGCCGCTGGCATGGCGGTTCAAGACATCACCTTCCAGCTCGGTGACAGCTCGCTGCCCACAGCGCCCCTGCAAGGCGGCTCGTTCACCGTGTCGTCGGTCGGCTCGGCGGTGCGCCAGGCCTGCCAGGTGCTGCGCAGCAAATTGGTGACGCTCGCCCAGGCGCGCTATCCGGCGTTGGCAGGCGAGCCGGCCGAACGTTTCGTGGTGGCCGATGGGCAGTTGCAGGTGGGTGAGCAGCGGTTCGCCTTCGCCGACCTGCTGCAAGGCGCTGGCGAGGACGCACTGCAGGTGCAGATCACCGCAGAGCCAGGCACCAAGCGCGAGGGCTTTGCCTGCGCCACCCATTCGGCGGTGTTCGTCGAGGTGCGCGTCGATGAAGCGCTGGGCACCTTGCGGGTCAGCCGGGTGGTCAGCGCGGTGGCCGCGGGCCGGGTGATCAACCCCAAGACCGCACGCAGCCAGATTCTCGGCGGTGTGGTGTGGGGCGTGGGCATGGCCTTGCATGAGCAGGCTGAGGTGGACCACAACCTGGGCCGCACGATGAACCACAACCTGGCCGAGTACCACATTCCAGTAAACGCCGACATGGGCGAGGTCGAGGTGATCTTCGTCGACGAGCCGGACGATATCGTCAACGAGCTCGGCTCCAAGGGCGTCGGCGAAATTGGTGTGGTCGGTGTAGCGGCAGCGGTGGCCAACGCCCTGTACCACGCCACCGGGCGGCGGGTCAGGGATTTTCCGCTGACCGTGGACAAGATCCTCGGCTGA
- a CDS encoding methylated-DNA--[protein]-cysteine S-methyltransferase, with protein sequence MSCAYTLMDSPVGTLTLVARGDCLAAVLWENERENRVRLGELQRDDQHPLLQETARQLGDYFAGRRQRFELPLDFQGTEFQREVWAALLTIPFGETRSYAQIAQQIGRPQAVRAVGAANGRNPISIIAPCHRVIGASGSLTGFAGGLPVKQHLLSLEGRESLALAL encoded by the coding sequence ATGTCCTGCGCCTACACATTGATGGATTCCCCCGTCGGCACGTTGACCCTGGTTGCCCGTGGCGACTGCCTGGCCGCCGTGCTGTGGGAGAACGAACGGGAGAACCGGGTGCGCCTGGGCGAGCTGCAGCGTGACGATCAGCACCCATTGCTGCAGGAAACAGCGCGGCAACTGGGCGACTACTTTGCCGGTCGACGTCAGCGGTTCGAATTGCCGCTGGACTTCCAGGGCACTGAATTCCAGCGTGAGGTGTGGGCGGCGTTGCTGACCATTCCCTTCGGTGAAACCCGCAGCTACGCGCAGATCGCTCAGCAGATCGGCCGACCCCAGGCGGTGCGCGCAGTGGGCGCCGCGAACGGACGCAACCCTATTTCCATCATCGCGCCCTGCCACCGGGTCATCGGCGCGTCGGGCAGCCTCACCGGGTTTGCCGGTGGGCTGCCGGTCAAGCAGCATCTGCTGAGCCTGGAAGGGCGTGAATCGCTGGCACTGGCGCTGTAA
- a CDS encoding LysE family translocator, whose protein sequence is MQLFLIIATAHFLALLSPGPDFFLVARNAASSGWKIASGACLGIALANGLFIAVAFAGLSLLREGSAWFIALQLAGGVYLVYVGWLFIRHANSSDLGALPTAQAARRGWLRGVLAGFLCAVLNPKNALFYASLASLVSASSAGWKWLYALWMFSVVLLWDLLVAIAIGHPRVLRRFGAALPWLQKVSGGLLLLLGLLVLLHVWLAWE, encoded by the coding sequence ATGCAGTTGTTTCTGATCATCGCCACCGCCCATTTTCTCGCCTTGCTGTCACCGGGCCCCGACTTTTTCCTGGTGGCGCGCAACGCCGCCAGCAGCGGCTGGAAGATCGCCAGTGGCGCTTGCCTGGGGATTGCCCTGGCCAATGGCCTGTTCATTGCCGTGGCTTTCGCCGGGCTGTCATTGCTGCGTGAGGGCAGCGCGTGGTTCATCGCACTGCAACTGGCCGGTGGGGTGTACCTGGTGTATGTCGGCTGGCTGTTCATCCGCCATGCCAACAGCAGTGACCTGGGCGCACTACCCACCGCGCAGGCAGCCCGGCGCGGCTGGCTGCGAGGGGTGCTGGCGGGTTTCCTGTGCGCCGTGCTCAACCCCAAGAACGCGCTGTTCTACGCAAGCCTGGCGAGCCTGGTCAGCGCCAGCAGTGCTGGCTGGAAATGGCTGTACGCGCTGTGGATGTTCAGCGTGGTGCTGCTCTGGGACCTGCTGGTGGCCATCGCCATCGGCCATCCACGGGTGCTGCGCCGCTTTGGCGCGGCGTTGCCGTGGCTGCAAAAGGTCTCTGGCGGGTTGCTGTTGTTGCTCGGCCTGCTGGTACTGCTGCATGTGTGGCTGGCCTGGGAGTGA
- a CDS encoding helix-turn-helix transcriptional regulator → MSTSSTDHWHDPALPFVEARRACHSRACYKAHSHPSFSIGAVDEGFSHFRGAGHGSQRLCPGTLVLVPAHRVHACNPEPNSAWSYQMLHLDAEWLQRLRGECGLPDEPRGAPARISAEPGLYRQFCQLVERLFSAAGALEKETALVTFLSEQAWDDCAPLPMAPAADSAALELDDALHTLDDERLAQLTLAELAAMAGLGRYALIRSFRRATGLTPHAWLLNARVNRARQLLREGGELAEVAYRLGFADQSHFQRVFKTHAGTTPGLYRRTR, encoded by the coding sequence ATGTCCACCTCCTCGACCGATCACTGGCACGACCCCGCCCTGCCCTTCGTCGAAGCGCGACGGGCCTGCCACAGCCGCGCCTGCTACAAGGCGCACAGCCATCCGAGCTTCTCCATCGGCGCGGTCGATGAAGGCTTCAGCCACTTCCGCGGCGCCGGGCATGGCAGCCAACGACTGTGCCCAGGCACCCTGGTGCTGGTCCCGGCGCACCGCGTGCACGCCTGCAACCCTGAGCCGAACAGCGCCTGGAGCTACCAGATGCTGCACCTGGACGCCGAATGGCTGCAGCGTCTGCGCGGCGAATGCGGTTTGCCGGACGAACCTCGAGGTGCGCCAGCGCGGATCAGCGCCGAGCCTGGGTTGTACCGGCAGTTCTGCCAGTTGGTGGAGCGTTTGTTTTCGGCTGCTGGCGCGCTGGAAAAGGAAACCGCGCTGGTGACCTTTCTCAGCGAACAGGCCTGGGACGACTGCGCGCCGTTGCCCATGGCCCCTGCCGCCGATAGCGCTGCGCTGGAGCTGGATGACGCGCTGCACACGCTCGACGATGAGCGACTGGCGCAACTGACCCTCGCTGAGCTGGCGGCCATGGCCGGGCTTGGGCGCTATGCGCTGATTCGCAGCTTCCGCCGCGCCACTGGCCTTACACCCCACGCCTGGCTGCTCAACGCGCGGGTCAACCGCGCCCGGCAATTGCTGCGCGAGGGCGGCGAACTGGCCGAGGTCGCCTACCGCCTGGGCTTTGCCGACCAGAGCCATTTCCAGCGGGTGTTCAAGACCCACGCCGGCACCACACCTGGCCTGTATCGCCGCACGCGCTGA
- a CDS encoding LysE family translocator: protein MDLSSLLLFVPACFALNMAPGPNNLLSLHNASRYGLRRACLAGSGRLLAFSGMIALAAMGLAVVLHTSQYLFLAIKLLGAAYLFYIAWQLWRAPVGEAAQANAVSHSGWQLARQEFLVAAGNPKAILIFTAFLPQFVRLDSPTPVAEQFLYLGVLFLLLEWAAIALYAGLGAYMQRWFQQPRPRRLFNRISAGLLGCAGLGLLAARR from the coding sequence ATGGACCTGTCCAGCCTGCTGCTGTTCGTACCTGCCTGCTTTGCCCTGAACATGGCCCCAGGCCCGAACAACCTGTTATCGCTGCACAACGCCAGCCGCTATGGCCTGCGCCGCGCGTGCCTGGCCGGCAGCGGTCGACTGCTGGCCTTCAGCGGCATGATCGCCCTGGCGGCCATGGGCCTGGCCGTGGTGCTGCACACCAGCCAATACCTGTTCCTGGCAATCAAGCTGCTCGGTGCGGCGTACCTGTTCTACATCGCCTGGCAACTGTGGCGAGCGCCGGTGGGCGAGGCGGCGCAGGCCAACGCGGTCAGCCATAGTGGCTGGCAACTGGCGCGCCAGGAGTTTCTGGTGGCGGCGGGCAACCCCAAGGCGATTCTGATCTTCACCGCCTTCCTGCCGCAGTTCGTCCGGCTCGACAGTCCAACGCCTGTGGCCGAACAGTTCCTTTACCTGGGCGTGCTGTTCCTGCTGCTGGAGTGGGCGGCCATCGCCCTCTATGCAGGGTTGGGTGCCTATATGCAGCGCTGGTTCCAGCAGCCACGCCCGCGCCGACTGTTCAACCGTATCAGTGCCGGGTTGCTTGGCTGTGCCGGGCTGGGGCTGCTGGCGGCGCGACGTTGA
- a CDS encoding peptidylprolyl isomerase — translation MKAQARHILVKTAAEAEQLKQRIDKGEAFDVLAKRYSTCPSGKRGGDLGEIRPGQMVGAIDQVIFRKPLRVVHGPIKSKFGYHLVQVFYRD, via the coding sequence ATGAAAGCCCAAGCCCGCCATATCCTGGTCAAGACCGCCGCCGAGGCCGAACAGCTCAAGCAGCGCATCGACAAGGGCGAGGCCTTCGACGTGCTGGCCAAGCGTTATTCCACCTGCCCTTCAGGCAAGCGCGGTGGCGATCTTGGCGAAATTCGCCCGGGGCAGATGGTCGGCGCCATCGACCAGGTGATCTTCAGGAAACCCCTGCGGGTCGTGCATGGACCGATCAAGAGCAAGTTCGGTTATCACCTGGTACAGGTGTTCTACCGCGACTGA
- a CDS encoding acetoacetate--CoA ligase, which produces MNEILWRPQRGQIDASRMNALRRRINVRFGLALDDYPALHRWSVEQRAAFWQTLSEHFKVRWHSRAAQVLEEPGAMHEARWFTGATLNYAEHLLQRRDEQPALVSINEDGQRQVLSFRQLAQHVAGLQRALEELGIGAGDRVAAMMPNRWETVVGFLACASLGAVWSSASPEFGGAGLIDRFGQIEPKLLIACAAYQYAGKTLDQVQKIDALVAALPSLEHLLVVPCAAKDIAAEAFTGVPTSLWSDFYQASGTPRFASLDFDHPLYILYSSGTTGLPKCIVHRAGGVLLQHLKEHGLHCDLKADEGLFYYTTCGWMMWNWLVSGLALGARLVLYDGSPFHPAPQRLFDLIDAERINVFGTSAKYLAAIEQAGVEPAHSHRLDSLRMMLSTGSPLSPHSYDYVYAKVKAEVCLASMSGGTDIVSCFVLGNPLLPVRRGEIQCRGLGMDVQVWNAQGQPVVDEKGELVCTRSFPSMPLGFWGDADGSRYRAAYFSQFDGVWAQGDYAEACAEGGLVIHGRSDAVLNPGGVRIGTAEIYRQVEKVDEVLESIAIGQAWQGDVRVVLFVRLRDGLSLDEGLSLRIRQVIRQYTTPRHVPAVIAQVTDLPRTLSGKLVELAVREVVHGRAVNNTDALANPESLAQFADRAELR; this is translated from the coding sequence ATGAACGAAATACTCTGGCGCCCGCAGCGCGGGCAGATCGACGCCAGTCGCATGAACGCCCTGCGCCGCCGAATCAACGTGCGCTTCGGCCTGGCGCTGGATGACTACCCGGCGCTGCATCGCTGGAGTGTCGAACAGCGCGCCGCGTTCTGGCAGACCCTGAGCGAGCACTTCAAGGTGCGCTGGCACAGCCGCGCAGCCCAGGTGCTGGAGGAACCGGGCGCGATGCATGAAGCGCGCTGGTTCACAGGCGCTACGCTCAATTACGCCGAGCACCTGTTGCAGCGCCGCGATGAACAGCCGGCACTGGTCTCGATCAACGAAGACGGCCAGCGCCAGGTACTCAGCTTCCGCCAGCTCGCACAGCATGTGGCGGGTCTGCAACGGGCGCTGGAAGAGCTGGGGATAGGCGCCGGCGACCGCGTGGCGGCGATGATGCCCAACCGTTGGGAAACCGTGGTGGGCTTTCTCGCTTGCGCCAGCCTGGGGGCGGTGTGGTCCAGTGCGTCGCCGGAATTCGGCGGCGCGGGGCTGATCGACCGCTTCGGCCAGATCGAGCCGAAACTGCTGATCGCCTGCGCTGCCTATCAGTACGCCGGCAAGACCCTGGATCAAGTGCAGAAGATCGACGCACTGGTGGCCGCCCTGCCCAGCCTTGAGCACCTGCTGGTAGTGCCCTGTGCAGCCAAGGACATCGCCGCTGAGGCGTTCACCGGGGTGCCAACCTCGCTGTGGAGCGACTTCTACCAGGCCAGCGGCACCCCGCGCTTCGCCTCGCTGGACTTCGATCACCCGCTGTACATCCTCTACTCCAGTGGCACCACTGGGCTGCCCAAGTGCATCGTCCACCGCGCCGGCGGTGTATTGTTGCAACACCTCAAGGAGCATGGCCTGCACTGCGACTTGAAGGCTGATGAAGGCCTGTTCTACTACACCACCTGCGGCTGGATGATGTGGAACTGGCTGGTCAGTGGCCTGGCCCTGGGCGCACGCCTGGTGCTGTATGACGGCTCACCCTTTCACCCTGCCCCGCAGCGCCTGTTCGACCTGATCGACGCCGAACGCATCAACGTCTTCGGCACCAGCGCCAAGTACCTGGCGGCGATCGAGCAGGCCGGGGTGGAACCTGCCCACAGTCATCGCCTGGACAGCCTGCGGATGATGCTCTCCACAGGTTCGCCACTCTCGCCCCACAGCTACGACTACGTCTACGCCAAGGTCAAGGCCGAGGTATGCCTGGCATCGATGTCCGGCGGCACCGACATCGTTTCCTGTTTCGTGCTCGGCAACCCGCTGCTACCGGTGCGCCGGGGCGAAATCCAGTGCCGCGGGCTGGGCATGGACGTGCAGGTATGGAATGCGCAGGGTCAGCCGGTAGTGGACGAAAAGGGCGAGCTGGTGTGTACCCGCAGCTTCCCCAGCATGCCGCTGGGCTTCTGGGGCGATGCCGACGGCAGCCGCTACCGCGCCGCCTATTTCAGCCAGTTCGACGGGGTGTGGGCGCAGGGTGATTACGCTGAAGCCTGCGCCGAGGGCGGGCTGGTCATTCACGGTCGATCGGATGCGGTGCTCAACCCCGGTGGCGTACGCATCGGCACGGCGGAAATCTATCGCCAGGTGGAGAAGGTCGATGAGGTGCTGGAGAGCATCGCCATTGGCCAGGCGTGGCAAGGCGATGTGCGCGTGGTGCTGTTCGTGCGCCTGCGCGACGGCCTGAGCCTGGATGAAGGGCTGAGCCTGCGCATCCGCCAGGTGATTCGCCAGTACACCACGCCACGGCATGTCCCGGCGGTGATCGCTCAGGTCACTGACCTGCCGCGCACCCTCAGCGGCAAGCTGGTGGAACTGGCAGTGCGCGAAGTGGTGCATGGGCGTGCGGTGAACAACACCGATGCGCTGGCTAATCCTGAATCACTGGCGCAGTTTGCTGATCGTGCAGAGCTGAGGTAG
- a CDS encoding 3-hydroxybutyrate dehydrogenase: protein MQLTGKTALITGSTSGIGLGIAQVLAEAGADILLNGFGDPAPALEQIAACGVRVAHHPADLAQPAQIAELFAWAGEHGGVDILLNNAGIQHVAPVEQFPPQAWDSILAINLSAVFHCTRLALPGMRERGWGRIINIASVHGLVGSLGKAAYVAAKHGVIGLSKVVGLETATSNVTCNALCPGFVLTPLVQRQIDQRITEGVDSQQAQQQLLAEKQPSGAFVTPRQLGELALFLCSEAGAQVRGAAWNVDGGWLAQ from the coding sequence ATGCAACTGACCGGCAAAACCGCACTGATCACCGGTTCTACCAGCGGCATCGGCCTGGGTATTGCCCAGGTGCTGGCCGAGGCCGGTGCCGACATCCTGCTCAATGGCTTCGGCGATCCGGCCCCGGCACTGGAGCAGATCGCCGCCTGCGGGGTCAGGGTCGCGCATCATCCGGCCGACCTTGCGCAGCCGGCGCAGATCGCCGAGCTGTTCGCCTGGGCCGGCGAGCACGGCGGCGTCGATATTCTGCTGAACAACGCCGGCATCCAGCACGTCGCGCCCGTAGAGCAATTTCCGCCGCAGGCCTGGGACAGCATCCTGGCGATCAATCTGTCGGCGGTATTCCACTGCACCCGGCTGGCGCTGCCGGGCATGCGGGAACGTGGCTGGGGACGGATCATCAACATCGCCTCGGTGCATGGCCTGGTCGGCTCGCTGGGCAAGGCGGCGTATGTGGCGGCCAAGCATGGGGTGATCGGCCTGAGCAAAGTGGTGGGCCTGGAAACGGCCACCAGCAACGTCACCTGCAATGCGCTGTGCCCAGGCTTCGTCCTGACGCCGCTGGTGCAGCGACAAATCGATCAGCGCATCACCGAGGGCGTCGATTCGCAGCAGGCGCAACAGCAATTGCTGGCCGAAAAACAGCCTTCCGGGGCGTTCGTGACACCCCGCCAGCTGGGCGAGTTGGCGCTTTTCCTCTGCAGCGAGGCCGGCGCCCAGGTGCGCGGCGCGGCCTGGAACGTCGATGGCGGTTGGCTGGCGCAGTGA
- a CDS encoding substrate-binding periplasmic protein, protein MVKRRASLCLLLPLLLGLLPARAADDCQHLRATGNPEYPPYLWRDPNHPGRLIGANAELLDYLAGQLGIEVTVIDAGPWSRAQEEVRLGRVDWLAGYFRTDAREQQMDFIAPAFLTTDSVVWVRSDGAFAYTGWDDLQGRIGGTLVNNSHGQRFDEYASAHLQLEAVPGASQAFEKLLHKRNDYLLYERHPGAALTQALGIDEQLSVLEPPVSSEPLYLALSKRSLCNSAALRERLATLMQALVNSPLAERLVQRNLERWKRQQRLGLDR, encoded by the coding sequence GTGGTCAAGCGTCGCGCAAGTCTGTGTCTGCTGCTACCGCTGTTGCTGGGCCTGCTGCCGGCACGGGCGGCCGACGATTGCCAGCACCTGCGCGCCACCGGCAACCCGGAATATCCGCCGTACCTGTGGCGCGATCCCAATCACCCCGGACGGCTGATCGGCGCCAATGCCGAATTGCTCGACTATCTGGCCGGGCAACTGGGCATCGAAGTGACCGTGATCGATGCCGGGCCGTGGTCGCGGGCGCAGGAAGAAGTGCGCCTGGGACGGGTCGACTGGCTGGCGGGGTACTTTCGCACCGATGCCCGCGAGCAGCAGATGGATTTCATCGCCCCGGCCTTCCTGACCACCGACAGCGTGGTCTGGGTGCGCAGTGACGGTGCTTTTGCCTATACCGGCTGGGACGATCTGCAAGGCCGCATCGGCGGAACCCTGGTCAACAACAGTCACGGCCAGCGCTTCGACGAATACGCCAGCGCCCACCTGCAACTGGAGGCCGTGCCGGGTGCCAGCCAGGCGTTCGAAAAGCTGCTGCACAAACGCAACGACTACCTGCTGTACGAACGCCATCCAGGCGCTGCGCTGACTCAGGCGCTGGGCATCGACGAACAGCTCAGCGTGCTCGAACCGCCGGTGTCCAGCGAGCCGCTGTACCTGGCGCTGTCCAAGCGTTCGCTGTGCAACAGCGCTGCGCTGCGCGAGCGCCTGGCGACGCTGATGCAGGCGCTGGTCAACAGCCCACTGGCCGAGCGCCTGGTGCAACGCAATCTCGAGCGCTGGAAGCGCCAGCAGCGCCTTGGTCTGGACCGTTAG
- a CDS encoding AraC family transcriptional regulator has translation MQLTRYVDANAPLCRLISALAWRPGFVPTHLPQVQVLSWDHYVASSPQIYEPSLMILAQGSKLARLGPRTLEYGAGHYLVQALSVPFMCETFATAQAPLLGVAVDIDRTVLAELVQHLPAETPAPQAQTPQSMTSAALDAPMRASVERLLECLQDPLDAQVLGPARVREVLYTALRGPQAGVLRALVEQQGHFARIGAALSFLREHYSEPLGVEALAERANMSVSTFHEHFKRCTELAPMQYLKRLRLLKAQQMLLGEGVGVAQAAHRVGYQSSSQFSREYKRQFARSPGEEQPYQSLPV, from the coding sequence ATGCAGCTGACCCGCTACGTCGATGCCAACGCCCCGCTCTGCCGCCTGATCAGCGCCCTGGCCTGGCGTCCGGGTTTCGTCCCCACGCACCTGCCGCAGGTGCAGGTGCTGAGCTGGGACCACTATGTGGCCAGCAGTCCGCAGATCTACGAACCGAGCCTGATGATTCTCGCCCAAGGCAGCAAACTGGCACGTCTCGGCCCGCGCACTTTGGAATACGGGGCGGGACACTACCTGGTGCAGGCGCTGTCGGTGCCGTTCATGTGCGAAACCTTCGCCACTGCGCAGGCGCCGCTGCTCGGGGTGGCGGTGGACATTGACCGGACGGTGCTGGCCGAACTGGTCCAGCACCTGCCCGCCGAAACCCCGGCGCCGCAGGCGCAGACCCCGCAGTCGATGACCTCGGCGGCACTCGATGCACCGATGCGCGCCAGCGTCGAGCGCCTGCTCGAATGCCTGCAAGATCCGCTGGACGCTCAGGTGCTGGGCCCGGCGCGAGTGCGCGAAGTGCTCTATACGGCCCTGCGCGGGCCGCAGGCCGGGGTGCTGCGGGCGTTGGTGGAACAACAGGGGCATTTCGCGCGCATTGGCGCGGCATTGAGTTTTCTGCGCGAACACTACAGCGAGCCGTTGGGCGTCGAGGCGCTGGCCGAGCGGGCCAACATGAGCGTGTCGACCTTCCACGAGCACTTCAAACGCTGCACCGAGCTTGCCCCGATGCAGTACCTCAAGCGCCTGCGCCTGCTCAAGGCGCAACAGATGCTGCTGGGTGAAGGCGTCGGTGTGGCCCAGGCAGCGCACCGCGTGGGCTACCAGAGCAGCTCGCAGTTCAGCCGCGAATACAAACGCCAGTTCGCCCGCAGCCCAGGGGAAGAACAGCCCTACCAGAGCCTGCCGGTGTAG